The sequence CATGGAGAACATCGACCCGATGGGCATCCACACGGGCGAGTCGACGGTCGTGACGCCCAGTCAGGTCATCCCCGACGAGGGGCATCAGGAGATGCGCGACGCGGCCCTGGAGGTCATCCGCGACCTGGGCATCGAAGGGGGCTGTAACATCCAGTTCGCCTGGCAGGACGACGGGACCCCGGGCGGCGAGTACCGCGTCGTCGAGGTCAACCCGCGCGTCTCCCGTTCGTCCGCGCTGGCGTCGAAGGCCACTGGCTATCCCATCGCGCGCGTCACCGCGAAGGTCGCCCTGGGCAAACGCCTCCACGAGATCGAAAACGAGATCACCGGCGAGACGACCGCGGCCTTCGAGCCAGCCATCGACTACGTCGTAACGAAGGTCCCACGCTGGCCCATCGACAAGTTCCCCGAGGTCGACTTCGAACTCTCGACGGCGATGAAGTCCACTGGCGAGGCGATGGCCATCGGACGGACCTTCCCGGAGAGTCTCCTCAAGGCGCTTCGCTCCTCCGAGTACGTCCCCTCGGTCGACTGGGAGACGGTAGACGACGAGGAACTCGAGACGACGTACCTAAAACGCCCCTCGCCCGACCGGCCCTATGCCATCTTCGAGGCCTTCGACCGCGGCTACACGGTCGCGGAGATCCGCGATCTCACCGACATCCGCGAGTGGTACCTCGAGCGCTTCGAACGGGTGGCCGACGCCGCGGTCGCCGCGGCCGAAGGCGACCTCGAGACGCCCGCCGAGACGGGCTTCACGAACGTCGAGATCGCGGAGATGGCGACGACTGGCGAACCGGATACCAGCGCCCGGGGCGGCGTCCGCGAGGGGTCGTCCGAACCCACGCCAGGCGAACCCCTGCCGGACGGAACCGGGACGTCAGTCACCGTCGACGACGTCGAGGCGACGGCGCCAGGCCGGACGTACAAGCAGGTCGACACCTGTGCCGGCGAGTTCGCCGCCTCCACGCCGTACTACTACTCCTCGCGGTCGCTCGGCGCCACTCACGACGAGGTGCAGGCCGACCGGAACGCGGAGAGTGTCGTCATCGTCGGGGCGGGCCCCATCCGCATCGGACAGGGCGTCGAGTTCGATTACTGTACCGTCCACGCCGTCCGCGCCCTTCGCGAAGACGGTATCGACGCACACATCGTCAACAACAATCCCGAGACCGTCTCGACGGACTACGACACCTCCGACGGCCTCTTCTTCGAGCCCATCACGGCCGAGGAGGTCGCGGACGCCATCGAAGCGACGAATGCGGACGGCGTGATGGTTCAGTTCGGCGGCCAGACGTCGGTCAACGTGGGCGAACCCCTCGAAGACGAGATCGAACGCCGCGGTCTGGACTGCGAGCTCCTCGGGACGACCGTCGACGCCATGGACCTCGCCGAGGATCGCGATCGGTTCAATCAGTTGATGACCGAGAAGGGCATCGCCCAGCCCCAGGGTGGCTCAGCGACGAGCGAGGCGGAGGCCATCGAACTGGCGCACGACATCGGCTACCCGGTCCTCGTCCGCCCCAGTTACGTCCTGGGCGGGCGCGCGATGGAGGTCGTCTACAGCGACGAGGACTTAGAGCAGTACATCGAGGAGGCCGTCCGGGTCTCCCCGGACAAGCCGATCCTCGTGGACGACTTCCTCGAGGGCGCCGCGGAGGTCGACGTGGATGCCGTCTCCGACGGTGAAACGGTGCTCATCGGTGGCATCATGGAGCACGTGGAGACCGCCGGCGTCCACTCGGGCGACTCCTCGGTGGCAATCCCGCCCCAGACCCTCGGTCGGGACGTCAACCGTCGTATCCGCGAGGTCGTCGAGGACATCGCCGACGCCCTCGACACGGTCGGCCTCCTGAACGTCCAGCTAGCCGTCAAAGAGGACACGGTCTACGTGCTCGAGGCGAACCCCCGCTCCTCGCGGACCGTTCCGTTCGTCTCGAAGGCGACGGGCGTTCCGATCGCCAAAATCGCGGCGAAGGTCATGGCCGGTTCGACGCTGGCCGAACTGGACGTGACGGAGACGGTTCCCGAATCGGTGAGCATCAAGGAGGTCGTCCTGCCGTTCGACCGCCTTCCTGACTCCGATCCCCGTCTCGGCCCCGAGATGAAGTCCACCGGCGAGGTGATGGGCACGGCGGCCACGTTCGGCAAGGCCTATCAGAAGGCCCAGATGGCGGTCGGCAAGCCGATCCCCCTGGAGGGGACCGCACTCGTCGACCTCTCGGACGAGGAGTTCCCCGACCCCGAGAGCGAGGCGGGCAAGGAGCTTCTCGAAGGGTTCGCTGGCCACTTCGCCCTCATGGACTTCTCGGACACGGAGCGGTTCATGGAGGCCATCCAGGCCGGCGACATCGACCTCATCATCTCCCGCAACGAGGAGCCACTCCAGGTGGCCGTCGAGGAGGAGATCACGTACTTCTCGACGTACCCCTCCGCGAAGGCGGCGCTCTCGGCCATCGAGGCCCAGGACGAACCGCTCGACGTCGAGTCCGTACAGCGCCGGACGAAACGCGAGGAGTACTGGGGCCAGCCAAAATAACCGACGCCGCACGCTTCTGTCCCACTCCGTCGGGACGACGGCGTTGGCAAAGACGGATGTCGACGACCTGAGAAACACCTAACTCAGTGTTCGTAGCCCTGCGTCTCGCCGGGATACGCCTTCTCACCGGCCTCGATGCGGACGTCGAGCCAGTTCTCCGTCGGGATGAGGGGGCACTCGTAGGCCTCGTTGTACGCACAGGTCGGGTTGTACGCCTCGTTGAAGTCGAGGATCCATCGGTCGTCGACCTGGTCCTCGCCGTAGTGGAGGTCGAGGTACCGCCCCGCACCGTAGGTCTCCTCGCTGTTGGTGTCATCCCGGAACGGCACCCAGAGATACTCCTCGTGAGGGTCGGCCTTGTACGCCTGGAGCGTGACTGCCTCGCCATCGATTTCGAAGCGGAACTCGCCCCATCGCAAGTACTCTCGCTGGCTCCCCGTCGTGGTCTCGACGATCAGTTCCTCTTTGTCGTCGTGTTCGTGTAGCGGGAGTTCGAAACGCAGGTCCTCGTCGACGGGGAAGTACGCCAGCCCCTCGAAGTCCTCGCGCTCTTCGGGCGGAATCGGCGACCGCGGGTTGTTTCCGAAGTACTGCTCTTTTTGCTCGCGCTCCTCACGCATCCGCGCTACGTAGTCACTGGGCATACGAGCCATTCATTCGTGAAGCGCCAAGAATGGTGAGGTAGCGGACAGCGATGGGGTCAATCTGCCCTGGACGGATGGCGACCGTCCTCGGCCATTTCGAGGACGTCGTCGAAGAACCCGAGCGTGTCGTGGGGCCCTGGATGCGCCTCGGGGTGGTACTGGCGGGTGATGATATCCCGATCTGCGGACTCGAGGCCCTCGGAGGTGTCGTCGTTGACGTTGATCTGCGTGACCTCGAGTTCGCCCGGGTCGGCGACGCTGTAACCGTGGTTCTGGGTCGTCATCACGACCTTCTCCGTCCGCACGTCGAGCACTGGCTGGTTGACCCCGCGATGGCCGAAGTCCATCTTCTCGGTCTCTCCACCGGCCGCGCGAGCCACGATCTGCTGGCCGAGGCAGATGCCCGCGATGGGCACCTCGTCTATCGAATCGACGACGAGTTCCTCGGTCCGTTCGAAGTTGGCCGGATCGCCCGGGCCGTTCGAGACGAACAGGAGGTCGGGGTCCACTGCGTCGACGTCCTCCCGGGTGGCGTCGTGGGGAAAGACGTGCACGTCCGCGCCGCGCTCGTTGAGCGAGTCGACGATGCTCTTTTTCGTGCCGCAGTCGATGAGCGCCGTGGTCAGCGGGTCGTCGGCACCACTCGGGTGGAACTCGGCGTCGTCGACGGAGACCCGATCGCCGATGTCCGTGACGTCGCTCATGTGTGGACACTGCTCGAGTTGCGCTTTCGCGTCTGCCGGGGTCGCATCCGGCCCGGCGGCGATGCCACATTTCATCGCACCCCGTTCCCGGATGTCGAGTACCAGGTCGCGGGTGTCGATCCGATCGATGGCGGGAACGGCCTCCTCGGTCAGCCAGTCGGCGACGTCGTCGGTGAGTTCCCGAGCGACGACGGCGGATGGGTGGACGCGGTCGGACTCGAATCGATCCTCTCGGACGCCGTAGTTCCCGATGAGGGGGTACGCGAAGGTGAGCACCTGCGCTTCGTAGGAGGGATCGGTCAGACTCTCCTCGTAGCCCGTGTAGGGAGTGGTGAACACCAGCTCGCCGTAGGCCTCGCCGGGCGCCCGGGAGCGAGCGGTCACCACGTCACCCGTCTCCAGGGCAATGTAGGCATCCGTCATTATGAGATTCGAAAGTATGCAGCGTACTAAAGCCTTGCTTTCGTAACGAAGTTACGATATTCGTAACGTTTAGGAGACGCGAGCACCTGGGCCCGCCATGGACGACCTCGACCGAGAGATACTCGACTTCCTGCGACGGGACGCGCGGACGCCGTACACCGAGATCGCCGACGCGATCGGCGTCTCGGAGGGCACGGTTCGCAATCGCGTGGACCGACTCGTCGCGGATGGCGTCATCGAGCGATTCACCGTCGCCACCCACACGGGGAACGTCAAGGCGATGATCGAGGTCAGCGTCGCCGTCGACGTGAACACCGAAGCCGTCGGCGAGCGGATGA is a genomic window of Halanaeroarchaeum sp. HSR-CO containing:
- the carB gene encoding carbamoyl-phosphate synthase large subunit, translating into MSDDRTVLLIGSGPIQIGQAAEFDYSGAQACRALQEEGARVVLVNSNPATIMTDPEMADEVYIEPITTEAIREIIEKERPDGVIAGLGGQTGLNVTAELAEKGVLDEYDVEIMGTPLDTIYATEDRDLFRERMKELGQPVARSTTITLDDDESVGDMTAENLRQRVDDAVETVGGLPVIARTTYTLGGSGSGIVYEMDELVDRVRKGLRLSRNDEVLVTESIAGWVELEYEVMRDAGDSTVIICNMENIDPMGIHTGESTVVTPSQVIPDEGHQEMRDAALEVIRDLGIEGGCNIQFAWQDDGTPGGEYRVVEVNPRVSRSSALASKATGYPIARVTAKVALGKRLHEIENEITGETTAAFEPAIDYVVTKVPRWPIDKFPEVDFELSTAMKSTGEAMAIGRTFPESLLKALRSSEYVPSVDWETVDDEELETTYLKRPSPDRPYAIFEAFDRGYTVAEIRDLTDIREWYLERFERVADAAVAAAEGDLETPAETGFTNVEIAEMATTGEPDTSARGGVREGSSEPTPGEPLPDGTGTSVTVDDVEATAPGRTYKQVDTCAGEFAASTPYYYSSRSLGATHDEVQADRNAESVVIVGAGPIRIGQGVEFDYCTVHAVRALREDGIDAHIVNNNPETVSTDYDTSDGLFFEPITAEEVADAIEATNADGVMVQFGGQTSVNVGEPLEDEIERRGLDCELLGTTVDAMDLAEDRDRFNQLMTEKGIAQPQGGSATSEAEAIELAHDIGYPVLVRPSYVLGGRAMEVVYSDEDLEQYIEEAVRVSPDKPILVDDFLEGAAEVDVDAVSDGETVLIGGIMEHVETAGVHSGDSSVAIPPQTLGRDVNRRIREVVEDIADALDTVGLLNVQLAVKEDTVYVLEANPRSSRTVPFVSKATGVPIAKIAAKVMAGSTLAELDVTETVPESVSIKEVVLPFDRLPDSDPRLGPEMKSTGEVMGTAATFGKAYQKAQMAVGKPIPLEGTALVDLSDEEFPDPESEAGKELLEGFAGHFALMDFSDTERFMEAIQAGDIDLIISRNEEPLQVAVEEEITYFSTYPSAKAALSAIEAQDEPLDVESVQRRTKREEYWGQPK
- a CDS encoding DUF1684 domain-containing protein; its protein translation is MPSDYVARMREEREQKEQYFGNNPRSPIPPEEREDFEGLAYFPVDEDLRFELPLHEHDDKEELIVETTTGSQREYLRWGEFRFEIDGEAVTLQAYKADPHEEYLWVPFRDDTNSEETYGAGRYLDLHYGEDQVDDRWILDFNEAYNPTCAYNEAYECPLIPTENWLDVRIEAGEKAYPGETQGYEH
- the carA gene encoding glutamine-hydrolyzing carbamoyl-phosphate synthase small subunit, translating into MTDAYIALETGDVVTARSRAPGEAYGELVFTTPYTGYEESLTDPSYEAQVLTFAYPLIGNYGVREDRFESDRVHPSAVVARELTDDVADWLTEEAVPAIDRIDTRDLVLDIRERGAMKCGIAAGPDATPADAKAQLEQCPHMSDVTDIGDRVSVDDAEFHPSGADDPLTTALIDCGTKKSIVDSLNERGADVHVFPHDATREDVDAVDPDLLFVSNGPGDPANFERTEELVVDSIDEVPIAGICLGQQIVARAAGGETEKMDFGHRGVNQPVLDVRTEKVVMTTQNHGYSVADPGELEVTQINVNDDTSEGLESADRDIITRQYHPEAHPGPHDTLGFFDDVLEMAEDGRHPSRAD
- a CDS encoding Lrp/AsnC family transcriptional regulator gives rise to the protein MDDLDREILDFLRRDARTPYTEIADAIGVSEGTVRNRVDRLVADGVIERFTVATHTGNVKAMIEVSVAVDVNTEAVGERMTAWDEVDFVWQVSGEEDIVVVVDAADTQRVNDLITKAREQDEVVSTKTRLILDETLG